Within the Hypericibacter adhaerens genome, the region GCCTGAACATCGTCGAGATCCGCAAGCCCGAGATCGACGCCAAGCTGGTGGCCGAGAACATCGCCCAGCAGCTCGAGCGCCGCGTCGCCTTCCGCCGCGCGATGAAGCGCGCCGTGCAGTCGGCGATGCGCCTGGGCGCCCAGGGCATCCGCATCACCTGCGCCGGCCGGCTGGGCGGCGCGGAGATCGCCCGCACGGAGTGGTATCGCGAGGGCCGGGTGCCGCTGCACACGCTGCGCGCCGACATCGATTTCGGCGAGGCGACGGCCATGACCACCTACGGCACCTGCGGCGTGAAGGTGTGGGTGTTCAAGGGCGAGATCATGGCTCACGACCCGATGGCGCAGGACAAGCGCGCCCTCGAGCAGCAGGTCGCGCGCTGAAGGCGGGAGCGAGAGAGTAGGGAGCGAGCATCATGCTTCAGCCGAAGCGAACCAAATACCGCAAGGCCCACAAGGGCCGCATTCACGGCAAGGCCAAGGCCGGGACCAACCTGG harbors:
- the rpsC gene encoding 30S ribosomal protein S3; its protein translation is MGQKVNPIGLRVGINRTWDSRWFADDDYAALLHEDLRLKKYLQKRLLQAGVSRIVIERPSKRARITIHTARPGVVIGKKGADVEKLRSDLAKMTGSEVSLNIVEIRKPEIDAKLVAENIAQQLERRVAFRRAMKRAVQSAMRLGAQGIRITCAGRLGGAEIARTEWYREGRVPLHTLRADIDFGEATAMTTYGTCGVKVWVFKGEIMAHDPMAQDKRALEQQVAR